The Pseudomonas cucumis sequence TTTCCCAGCAAGTGTTTGTCGACCTGCGTCGTGCGGGTTGGCCGGTATCGCCCGTGTTGCAAGGGCGGGTGACGCTCAAGGGCCATGAAGACCAGCGCTTGCAGTTGATGGGCATTGAACCGGTGTCGTTGCCGGCCGGTTCCGCAGTGGCCGGGCAGTCGTTGCCGATCGAGCAGGTTGTCGAGTTTTTCACCCCGCCGGGCAGCACCTGGATTTCACCGCAGACTTTGCAGGCGTTGGGCTTGCGCGAAGGTGAAACCCCGGTGGCCCAGAGCGGAGTCACCTTGCCGCCGCTGCGTGCCCAGACTGACATGGCGCCCGGCGTGTTGCTGGTGGACATCGGCTTCGCCCAACAGATTCTGCAATTGCCCGATCAACTGTCGCGGCTGCTGCTGCCCAAGGATTTCAGCGCGCCCCTGCCTGATGAGCTCAAGAGCCAACTCCAGCTCAAAACCAGCGGCGAAGAAAACAATCTCGCGCGCCTGACCGAAAGCTTCCATCTGAACCTCGATGCCTTGGGCTTTCTGTCGTTCGTGGTCGGTCTGTTCATCGTCCACGCGGCGATCGGTCTGGCGCTGGAGCAACGCCGAGGCTTGCTCAGAACCCTGCGCGCCTGTGGGGTCAGCGCACGGATGTTGATTGCCTGCCTTGCCGTCGAACTGGGTGGCCTGGCGTTGATCGGTGGAATCGCCGGCGTCGTCAGCGGCTACCTGCTGGCCGGCGTGCTGTTGCCGGACGTCGCCGCCAGCCTGCGCGGCTTGTACGGCGCCGAAGTGCCGGGGCAGTTGAATCTAAGTCTGCTGTGGTGGTTCAGCGGTATCGGTCTGAGCCTGTTCGGCGCCTTACTGGCCGGTGCCAACAGTTTGCTGCGGGCGGCGCGTCTGCCGTTGCTGGCACTGGCCAATCCGCAAGCCTGGCATCAGGCCCACGCGCGCTGGTTGCGGCGCCAGGGTTGGGTCGCGGCGTTCGCTGCGCTGATCGCCTTATTGGCGTTGATCTTCGGCGACAGCCTGAGCAGCGGATTCGTGCTGATGGCCGCGTTGTTGATCGGTGCCGCACTGGCCTTGCCGGTGGTGTTGAACAGCGTGCTCGACTGGGTGCTTGGGCGAAGTCGTTCGGTGCTCGGCCAATGGTTTCTCGCCGACTGCCGCCAGCAACTGCCGGCCCTGAGCCTGGCCTTGATGGCGCTGTTGTTGGCGCTGGCGGCGAACATCGGCGCCGGCAGCATGACCGCCGGTTTCCGTCAGACGTTCAGCAACTGGCTCGAACAGCGCCTGACCGCTGAGCTGTACCTCAATCCGCAAAGTCCCGCCCAGGCTCGAGAACTGCACACCTGGCTCAAACAACAACCTCAAGTCACCGCGGTGCTGCCGAACTGGCAAGTGTCGATCCAGTTGCAGGGCTGGCCGGCGGACGTTTTTGGCGTGATCGATCACCCGACGTATCGTCAGCACTGGCCCCTGCTGGAAGCGTTGGGGGACAACCCTTGGGAACGACTGGCCAAGGACGACGCGCTGATGCTCAGCGAACAACTGGCGCGGCGGTTGAAAGTACGCCTTGGTGATCACCTGACCATTCCCACGCCCAATGGTCCATGGTCGCCGCGGATCGTCGGGATTTACGCCGACTACGGCAATCCCAAGGGGCATCTTCTGGTCAACATCGATCATCTACTGCGCGGCTGGCCGCAATTGACGCCCAACCGTTTCAACCTGCGCATCGACCCTGCGTCCATCCCGGGGTTCCTGACTGCGTTGCAAACCCGCTTCGCTCTGGATGACAGCCGCATCGTCAATCAGGCCCGGCTCAAGGGCTGGTCCACGCAAGTGTTCGAACGCACCTTCGCCGCCACTGCCGCGCTCAACAGCCTGACGCTTTGCGTCGCGGGCGTGGCGCTGTTCATCAGCCTGCTGACCCAGAGCCAAAGCCGCCTTGGGCAACTCGCACCACTGTGGGCGCTGGGCGTGACCCGTCGCCAATTGATGCTGCTGAACCTCGGGCAAACCTGGTTGCTGGCGGTACTGACGCTGGTGCTGGCATTGCCCTTGGGCATCGCGTTGGCGTGGTGCCTGGACACGGTGATCAACGTTCAGGCCTTCGGCTGGCGCTTGCCGTTGCGGGTGTTTCCACTGCAACTGTTGCAGTTGATGGGCTTGGCGTTGCTTGCGACATTGCTCGCTTCAGCATGGCCGTTGTACTCGCTGTATCGCACGCAACCGGCGGATCTGCTGAGGACGTTTGCTCATGAAGATTAAGCTCGGCGTGTTGTTACTGGCCGCGCTGCTGAACGGATGCGACAACACGCCTGCGCCGGAAAAAGGCTTCGCCGGCCTCGGTCATCAGGTCGAGGCATTTACCCCAGTGGTGCCCGGGCGAGTCTTCAATTTTCCGGCGGACCACGGCCCGCACGATGGCTTTCGCATCGAGTGGTGGTACGTCACCGCTAACCTCAAGGACGATCAGGGCCAGGAATTCGGCGCGCAATGGACGCTGTTTCGCAGCGCCTTGAAAGCAACGCCCGAACAATCTGGCTGGAGCAATCAGACCATCTGGCTGGGCCATGCTGCTGTGACTTCCGCCACCGTGCACCATGCCGCCGAACGCTACGCCCGAGGCGGCGTCGGCCAGGCCGGCGTGAGCCTGGCGCCGTTCAACGCATGGATCGATGATTGGTATTTCCGCAGTCAGGCCCCTCATGAAGATCCGCTGGCGGACCTGCAACTCAGCGCTCGCGACAAGGCTTTCAGCTACCAGCTTCGACTGACCTCAAGTCGGCCATTGGTGCTTCAGGGCGACAAAGGCTTCAGCCAGAAATCCGAACAGGGCCAGGCGTCCTACTACTACAGCCAGCCGTTTTTCCAGGCCAGCGGCACGTTGGAAATCGATGGTAAAACCTACACCGTCAGCGGCCCGGCCTGGCTCGACCGCGAGTGGAGCAGCCAACCCCTGACCGCCAACCAGACCGGTTGGGACTGGTTCTCCCTGCACCTGGACAGCGGCGAACAGGTCATGCTCTACCGCATGCGGCAAAAGGACGGCGCGCCATACCTCACCGGCACCTGGATCGATGCCCAAGGGCAGACGCAATTACTGCATGCCGACGACATCAGCCTCACACCCCAAGACACCGCCAACGTGGCCGGGCGTTCGATGCCCGTGAGCTGGTCGATCAAAATTCCCTCCAAGCACCTCGATATCACCATCGCCGCCCTCAATCCCAAGGCCTGGATGGACTTGCGCATTCCCTATTGGGAGGGGCCGGTGCGGCTCAGCGGCAGTCATGGCGGGCAGGGGTATCTGGAGATGACCGGCTATTGACCCGGAACTCTCGGCGCCACGCCGTTTTCCTACGTAATGAAGCCCATTCACGGGAGCCTGCCATGAGCGACGACCTCAAACCGCCCACCCTTGCCACTTGGCAGCGGCTGTTCGACGACAAAGCCTACTGGCAGCAATCCCCCGATGCGCATTACAGCGAATTACTGCGCATCGCCGACGATCTGCTGGGGCAGGGCGCCATCGACCTCGAGCAATGGCAGACCCTCAAAACCAAGGCCGATCAATCCCACAAAGACTCGCCCGCCGTGAATGTCGCCCACGAAGTCGACGATCCCGAAGCCTGAGGAACATTCCATGAGTCCCAAACCGACCACCCCCTCGGAAAACCCCGACGAACCGCGGCCACCGGGCGAAGTCGAGCGCGACAACGACGCCCTGCGCCCCACCGACCCGACCCGGCGCAAGGAAAGCGGCAAGGGCACGGAAAGCGGCGAATCCACAGCACAAGAAACTGCGGACACTCCCTGAGCAGCGTCTATGCAGGCGAAAATGAAAGATCTGAACGTAGAACAGAGCGATGTGGTGACCTGTATCGATGTGCTGAAAGTCACCAGCCAGCATCCAAGCTGATCATTATTTGTACGTATTGATTGTTCTTGTGCAAATAACTGTATAAGAACAATCAGTTTTAATGGTCGAACTGGTGAGTTTTAGAAGTTTGTATCCGGTTTTTTAGCAAAAACTTACGAAATATTACGTGCATAAATTTCATGTTTGTACCGAGGACATATCGGCCAAATTCTATTAAAATCCTTCCCGTTCGCCCGGTGTCAGGGCTCTTTACCGGTGCATGGATTGCCAGGCCATTACACTGGGCGAACACCTCCTCTGGAACGCAATGTTTAATAGTTTCGGACATAAAAAATGGGCGACCTTGAAGTCGCCCATTTTTATTCGCTGGGTTAAAGCGGTGTCCGGGCACCTCACCGGGTGAGCTGAGGTTGCCCTGGATCGAGGTCCGAGACGCGAGTGGTGTAACTCGAACGGTTACGGTGATGCATTGAAACGGTCAATATTGATACTCTCCGATACAGAACGTCTTCAGAGTCAACCAGCAGAGCATAGACAACAGCTGGGCACGGCTGGACGAGAGGGCAGGAACCCTTTAATGATCGAAGGAGTAGTCAATCGTTATGGAGACATCCAAGCAAGACAACAGCTGTTTCAAACGGGTATCTATTGGCTTACTGACCGCTTTGCTGTCGGTCGGCGTCGCTAAAAGTTTCGCAGAGGATAAGGACGTCAAAGGAATGCAGAGTATTCAGTTTCGAAAGGTCATCGACCTTAGCCATATCATCAGCACGTCCATTCCACTTTGGCCTAACGACCCGCCGATGACATTCGATGTGGTGGCCTCACAGGAAAAAGACGGTTATTACCTGCGGCGTTTCAGCATGGGTGAGCACAGTGCAACCCATATGAACGCGCCTAATAGTTTTCACCCTAATGCCATCGGGATTGATGCCTATAAGCCGGAGTCCCTGGTGCGGCCGGCCGTGGTGATTGATATACGAACCCAGTCCCGGAACAACCCGGACTACGTGATTGGCATCCAGGACATCGAGCAATGGGAACAGGCTCATGGGCGCATCGACCAGGGTTCTGTTGTGCTGTTTTATACGGGGTGGCAAGCCCTGTGGGACGATCCCAAGCGCTTTATCAATGAAGATGCGAAAGGCCCGCACTTTCCCGGTGTAGGTGCTGCAACGACAAAGTTCTTGCTTGAAGAACGCGGGATAGCCGGTGTCGGTATCGATACACACGGAGCTGATCCAGGTCAGGATTCGGTTTACGGCACCAACAGCCAGATTCTGGCGAAAGAGGGCATCGTCCTGGAGTGCCTGACTAACCTCGATCAACTACCCGCGAAAGGCACGACATTGGTCATTGGCGTGCTTCGACTGAAAGAGGGGTCAGGTTCTCCTGTTTCCGTGATGGCGTTTGTACCCTGAGTTCATGTCAACTTGAAATAGTATCAACTACCGGCGTGAAGGCCTTGAACCGCTGCCGGTAGTTGGCTGCACGCTGAAGCACTCGGGTCAAGGCCTGAAAGTTCGCCGGTTTGGTTAAAATGTCATTGGCGCCGGCGGCCCTGAACCGTTCTATCTCGTTTGAAAAAGCGCTCGCGGTGAAAGCGACGATGTAGCAAGTATCGCCCAGCGCCAGTTTGCGGATGTTACGGATGGCCTCTAGCCCATCCATGACAGGCATGTTGATATCCATAAAAATGATATCTGGAGTCGACGTCATGTATTCATTGATTGCCTGTAGGCCATTTGCCGCAAGGTCGGGTGTATAACCCAACATTTGCAACATCGCCATGGCAACTTTCTGACTCACGGGATGGTTCTCTACCAGCAGGATAGCGAGTGGATAATTCCCGGCAAACGATGAGTCGAAACCTAGGGGGGCATGATCGTCCCCGAGAGGTATTTCCGAGACTGAAAAAAGCTCCATGGGGAGCGAGAAGGAGAACGTCGATCCGACGCCAGACTGACTGGTAAAGGATAAAGTCCCCTGCTGCGCCTCGACCAGATTCTTGCAGATTGAAAGACCGAGCCCGCTCCCGGTAAAGCGTTGACTGGCCGGCTCTTTAAACTGGGCAAAGGGCTTGAACAGACTGTCTTGCCGTTCCGTGGGGATACCTACGCCGGTATCGCGTATGGAGAATTCGAGTCGGGCGCGAGGGCCGTAACCGCTAGTCGTGACCACGAGCGATACTTTTCCGGTTTCAGTGAATTTGACCGCATTGCCCAACAAGTTGATCAATATCTGGCGAAGGCAATCGGGATCGGTTTTGACCAATAGCGGTACGTCCGGTGAAACCTGGACCTCAAGTACTATCGGCTTGTCCTGAATATTTTGCCGGATCATC is a genomic window containing:
- a CDS encoding cyclase family protein translates to METSKQDNSCFKRVSIGLLTALLSVGVAKSFAEDKDVKGMQSIQFRKVIDLSHIISTSIPLWPNDPPMTFDVVASQEKDGYYLRRFSMGEHSATHMNAPNSFHPNAIGIDAYKPESLVRPAVVIDIRTQSRNNPDYVIGIQDIEQWEQAHGRIDQGSVVLFYTGWQALWDDPKRFINEDAKGPHFPGVGAATTKFLLEERGIAGVGIDTHGADPGQDSVYGTNSQILAKEGIVLECLTNLDQLPAKGTTLVIGVLRLKEGSGSPVSVMAFVP
- a CDS encoding lipocalin-like domain-containing protein; this translates as MKIKLGVLLLAALLNGCDNTPAPEKGFAGLGHQVEAFTPVVPGRVFNFPADHGPHDGFRIEWWYVTANLKDDQGQEFGAQWTLFRSALKATPEQSGWSNQTIWLGHAAVTSATVHHAAERYARGGVGQAGVSLAPFNAWIDDWYFRSQAPHEDPLADLQLSARDKAFSYQLRLTSSRPLVLQGDKGFSQKSEQGQASYYYSQPFFQASGTLEIDGKTYTVSGPAWLDREWSSQPLTANQTGWDWFSLHLDSGEQVMLYRMRQKDGAPYLTGTWIDAQGQTQLLHADDISLTPQDTANVAGRSMPVSWSIKIPSKHLDITIAALNPKAWMDLRIPYWEGPVRLSGSHGGQGYLEMTGY
- a CDS encoding ABC transporter permease; protein product: MRVFRETLRALLSHWRQHPVQFFSVLTGLWLATSLLTGVQALNSQARESYARASQMIGGEPQASLSAPGGGVFSQQVFVDLRRAGWPVSPVLQGRVTLKGHEDQRLQLMGIEPVSLPAGSAVAGQSLPIEQVVEFFTPPGSTWISPQTLQALGLREGETPVAQSGVTLPPLRAQTDMAPGVLLVDIGFAQQILQLPDQLSRLLLPKDFSAPLPDELKSQLQLKTSGEENNLARLTESFHLNLDALGFLSFVVGLFIVHAAIGLALEQRRGLLRTLRACGVSARMLIACLAVELGGLALIGGIAGVVSGYLLAGVLLPDVAASLRGLYGAEVPGQLNLSLLWWFSGIGLSLFGALLAGANSLLRAARLPLLALANPQAWHQAHARWLRRQGWVAAFAALIALLALIFGDSLSSGFVLMAALLIGAALALPVVLNSVLDWVLGRSRSVLGQWFLADCRQQLPALSLALMALLLALAANIGAGSMTAGFRQTFSNWLEQRLTAELYLNPQSPAQARELHTWLKQQPQVTAVLPNWQVSIQLQGWPADVFGVIDHPTYRQHWPLLEALGDNPWERLAKDDALMLSEQLARRLKVRLGDHLTIPTPNGPWSPRIVGIYADYGNPKGHLLVNIDHLLRGWPQLTPNRFNLRIDPASIPGFLTALQTRFALDDSRIVNQARLKGWSTQVFERTFAATAALNSLTLCVAGVALFISLLTQSQSRLGQLAPLWALGVTRRQLMLLNLGQTWLLAVLTLVLALPLGIALAWCLDTVINVQAFGWRLPLRVFPLQLLQLMGLALLATLLASAWPLYSLYRTQPADLLRTFAHED